Proteins co-encoded in one Pocillopora verrucosa isolate sample1 chromosome 1, ASM3666991v2, whole genome shotgun sequence genomic window:
- the LOC136278941 gene encoding phospholipase A2 A2-actitoxin-Cgg2a-like — translation MGSNLIFLWPILLGFIARVESDPSRGGGNDNITKRNVINFGILVYKFTERNPKDFIGYGCWCGIGGEGKPVDDLDGCCKAHDKCYDEIMQSEDCPFAKAVYVMSYSVTGDGEKTKCNSPSSYMIYGKFRSLLCKCDLIAARCFAKSSYQEKYRKYPQEKCGETEER, via the exons ATGGGATCCAACTTAATTTTTCTGTGGCCAATACTCTTGGGATTCATCGCACGGGTGGAATCCGACCCATCAAgaggag GCGGTAATGACAACATCACCAAAAGAAACGTCATCAATTTTGGCATATTGGTTTATAAGTTCACTGAAAGAAATCCTAAAGATTTCATTGGTTATGGCTGCTGGTGTGGAATTGGTGGGGAAGGCAAACCCGTGGATGATTTGGACGG GTGTTGTAAGGCCCATGATAAATGCTACGATGAAATTATGCAATCAGAGGATTGCCCATTCGCGAAGGCAGTATACGTTATGTCGTATTCAGTAACCGGAGATGGTGAAAAAACGAAATGTA ACAGCCCTTCGTCATATATGATTTATGGCAAATTTCGCAGCCTGTTGTGCAAATGTGACCTGATTGCTGCTCGATGCTTTGCAAAGAGTTCTTACCAggagaaatatagaaaatatCCTCAGGAGAAATGCGGAGAGACTGAGGAGCGATGA